From Oryza sativa Japonica Group chromosome 4, ASM3414082v1, one genomic window encodes:
- the LOC4336818 gene encoding AT-hook motif nuclear-localized protein 23 encodes MAGLDLGTAATRYVHQLHHLHPDLQLQHSYAKQHEPSDDDPNGSGGGGNSNGGPYGDHDGGSSSSGPATDGAVGGPGDVVARRPRGRPPGSKNKPKPPVIITRESANTLRAHILEVGSGCDVFECVSTYARRRQRGVCVLSGSGVVTNVTLRQPSAPAGAVVSLHGRFEILSLSGSFLPPPAPPGATSLTIFLAGGQGQVVGGNVVGALYAAGPVIVIAASFANVAYERLPLEEEEAPPPQAGLQMQQPGGGADAGGMGGAFPPDPSAAGLPFFNLPLNNMPGGGGSQLPPGADGHGWAGARPPF; translated from the coding sequence ATGGCAGGTCTCGACCTCGGCACCGCCGCGACGCGCTACGTCCACCagctccaccacctccaccccGACCTCCAGCTGCAGCACAGCTACGCCAAGCAGCACGAGCCGTCCGACGACGACCccaacggcagcggcggcggcggcaacagcaaCGGCGGGCCGTACGGGGACCATGACGGCGGGTCCTCGTCGTCAGGTCCTGCCACcgacggcgcggtcggcgggccCGGCGACGTGGTGGCGCGCCGGCCGCGGGGGCGCCCGCCTGGCTCCAAGAACAAGCCGAAGCCGCCGGTGATCATCACGCGGGAGAGCGCCAACACGCTGCGCGCCCACATCCTGGAGGTCGGGAGCGGCTGCGACGTGTTCGAGTGCGTCTCCACGTAcgcgcgccggcggcagcgcggcgtgTGCGTGCtgagcggcagcggcgtggtCACCAACGTGACGCTGCGTCAGCCGTCGGCGCCCGCGGGCGCCGTCGTGTCGCTGCACGGGAGGTTCGAGATCCTGTCGCTCTCGggctccttcctcccgccgccggctcccccCGGCGCCACCAGCCTCACCATCTTCCTCGCCGGGGGCCAGGGACAGGTCGTCGGCGGCAACGTCGTCGGCGCGCTCTACGCCGCGGGCCCGGTCATCGTCATCGCGGCGTCCTTCGCCAACGTCGCCTACGAGCGCCTCccactggaggaggaggaggcgccgccgccgcaggccggcctgcagatgcagcagcccggcggcggcgccgatgctGGTGGCATGGGTGGCGCGTTCCCGCCGGACCCGTCTGCCGCCGGCCTCCCGTTCTTCAACCTGCCGCTCAACAACAtgcccggtggcggcggctcacaGCTCCCTCCCGGCGCCGACGGCCATGGCTGGGCCGGCGCACGGCCACCGTTCTGA